In Hippopotamus amphibius kiboko isolate mHipAmp2 chromosome 6, mHipAmp2.hap2, whole genome shotgun sequence, the genomic window AGCTAGTATCCTTAAATTCTAATCTTGGCTACGTCAATATAGCTGTGGggtgtatgaatgtgtgtgtgtgtgtgtgtgtgtgtaaatatgtcTTACATAAATATTATCTCTGAATCTAGTTACCTCATAAGTAGAATGAAGGGATTGGTTTGTAAACATTGCTATAATTTCTTCCAGTTCTAAAACCCACTGATCAATGGACCCAGACCTGAAGTTGACTCATTCATTTTTGGCACTTCAAATTGAGAAAACTTATTCTTCTGGGACTTGGTAATGGGTTTTTAATATCCAGATGTGCTAGTCAGTCACTTAATATTATTGCCTTAGCTTGGGTCATATTATCAGCATATAGTTATAGTCTCAGACTGAGAAAGAAACCAAATTCATAGTTGACTCTAGAGGCAATGCCCTCAGGTTTCTTGATTCTTTGAAATCATGAGCATCTGCCAGAGCAAAGgttttttattgaatgcttttctgctttcaaagaaagcagatatttctaaatttttagcACTGCATCCCCTTTAGATCTCTATACATTTTGCAGGCCAAAAAGATAACAAAGGAACCATAAATGTATGAATCTGACTATTTGAACATAATGAAATAAATGCAGGTGGAAATCTTTCCTTATCTAGGAGGGCATCTACACAGACATACCATTTCTGGATGCCGTGTGGTTAGAAGAGACAATATGGAGGTAATCTTCCATTGGGTCAAATGAGTAACAAAGTTTGTGGCTCAGAAACAGGTCAAATAGCTAAGCAATTGGGGAAATTTGCTATCTTAGTTTTTTTAAATCCGTGGTGGCTCATATCAAATCCATTGGGAGTAACATGCGCCTAAACATAGACTAAAGGAAGCTTTCATGTACCTCTCCACTTAACTGTCAGCCCCTGTAAGGAAGAGATGGTACCTGGTTCATCTTTATCTCTGGTTAGGGCACTGCCTGACACAGGGAGCCTGTTCAGTCATGGGTAAAGGAATGAGCCTGAAGATCAAGCAATCCCTCACCCAGTGCAGGAATCTTCCTCTGCTCAAATCCTTCTAGTGGTTCCAAGAGCTCACTCCCTCACAAAGCAATCTGAATTGTTGGACATAGCTCCTGCTTTCTGAATTCAAATTTGCCTCTTTCTTTAACTTCCATTTGATGTAGAAAATTGTGGATTTGAGTTCTACTGATGTGTTAACATGTAGAGGTCTATTAGAATAAGTCACAAATAGACCCAAATGGATGTCATCAGAACATTTTAATACTTTTGATGGGATTTTGACCTGAGTGGAATAAAGTCATTAAAGattctttggggaaatgcttTCTTTGAAGAATCCTTAGCTTCCCATTCCTTCTTACCTACTGTTCTCTGCTTATATCCAGCCCTTAACCTTATGGAGGAGAAACATAGCAACTGCAAGTTCAGGGGTGAATTCTTTTAGTGTAATGAAAGTTTATTTTGGTTCTGTAAAACCCTGAGGGCCATGGTCATATATGCCATATATGAATAATTacaaaaatggaatataaaacaTCGTCTTCAGTTAGTACCTCTAGGTTAGAACTATCATCCTATtggaacaaacaaaaattttctgATGACTTTCGAAAGTcgttcatttattaattcaacaaatatgcatTGAGATCTCATTCTGTGTTAGCATCATGTGTTCCCTACAGATGCCCACTTTATTATGTTTAACATCTTATACTTAACACATTGATGATAATTTTATTTAGGTTCTTTTAAATGACAGGACAAATATCTCAAATGTTATGTCTATTTATTTGTCTATATGGTATAAGAAAACTGGTTTAGACATTGGgcctttggaaaaaatatttcaaattgatatgttatttaaattatatgtaaatgCACCATTTATAAATATGACTTGTATCTATACATATGCCTTTACCTTGTCATTTGATgagattatttgttttattataataatgagcattaagatcaggaagaaaactATCTTAGATTTTCTTAAGTGTTACTAGGATTATTTCCCAAGTACTAAAAATCCACAAAttggatatttaaaaatacttaaataatttAACTTAAGATCATGAGAACAAGTGGCTGCATTTTCAAGTCaacttaatgaaaataaatggaaagcctAATAGCTTCCTGAATAGAATAGTTCTGCTCCATTATCTGGCTTATTCACTACATGAATAATTCTGCATTCACAAATGTGGCaaacagggaaaaaaacagatCAAATAGAGACAGTTATACACTGTTCAACTTTGAAGTCAAAGAGGTTAGAATTCAATTACAAACATTTTTCCTCTGTTACAGTATGCCAGCTTAGAACTAGAGATGACAGCATTTAgtgaaaatatttcatgtttgAAGATATGCATCTTCATTTACCAAATGGATTAAACAACTGATCAGTGTAGGAACAACAATCAAATCACAAAGTCACATTACAGACAactacaaaaatatgaaaaaaaaccccaaagcgaTGTTTACAAATGATAGAGAGGAATAGATTATTTCTCAGTGCACATAATTAGGTAAACACCAGATAACTTACAACCAAGTGGAGTGATTGCTGATGCTGCGCTCTTCAAAATTTCCATCAAAATATACATGTCACCCAAGAGGGAGTGGTACAAATAAATTATGACATGAAAACATTAATGATGTCTCTTCTCATCCCCAAAACTTGGGTAATACCTCATCAAAATAATTTGCCAAGTGCGCAAATGATGGAAAACTTTAATTCCAAAACCATTTCTCTAAATTACCAACAGATTTATATTCTTGATGCCTTTTCACATGGTCACAAGCCAAGCATGCATGTGATTCCCAAAATCGTGGGAGATTTACTGTGAAATCTTTCCTCCAGTTAAAGTAACTAAGgtataatttattgtttttgtctACTTCCTTCAGATACTTTGCTAGCTCACTGGGAGAGTTATAATCTtccacatgaatgaatgaatctgctGGAATATAATTCTCATAGTTTTCCCTAGATGGCCCCAAAACAACAGGCACAGAGCCAGCCAGGAAAGCATTATAGAGCTTTTCTGTGATGTAATCTTTGTGGATTGAGTTTTCAAAGGAAAGGTAAAATTTGCAAGTAGATATGGTAGGAATCAAATTTTTATCATTCACATACTCTCCGAATGCTTGCCCATAGGTATGGATTTCAATACTTTTGCTTAGCTCATTGTAATACTTGACCCTAGCATGCTCAGGGTTCCAGTTACTTACAACCCAGCACACTAACTTCTCTTTGCTTGGCACTTCAAACACGAAGGGGTTTGTGCTCACCGTCAAGAAGCCATAAGGCACTTGGATATCTGAGTCGCGGCGATAAGTCAGAGTCAGGTTGAATAGGTGCTCGATGCCACTCTTCTGGGGAGTGTGAGTTGGTGATTCCAAATTCATCCAAATCCATTTCTGGAAGGGTGGCCTTGCCTGCTGAGGTAAATTAGTCAGATCCCAACTGATGTCTCGGTGATGGATCAGAACTGCGTGTGATTTGTTGTACAGGGAACGGTCCGTCGTGAGATGGCATCCTTGGATGTTGAACATTGCTTGGCAAGATGTAAGGTCAAAGGTCTGCCCAAATGGCCACACCCAAATCAGAATAGTAGTTTCATTAAAATAATCAGTTTTGGTGGAgaagaaatttttcattttcagcacTGAGCTGGCTGACTCCATGGGACTGAAGATCCAGCTGTTGGTGGGCTTGATGTAAATGAGCAGACATGCCATGAAGCAGCTCAGGATAACGCAGACGATTAAAAATGGGCGGAGAATTCCTTTGGATGCTGAGGTCATAATTTTTCCTGTGaaacagaaagggaaagataAGGGGTAGGTAGAGGTAGGGATGAAGAGTTAATTTTGAGATAAACAGGTGGTACATCCTAAAATATGCAACCACAAAATCAACTGCATTTTCCTTTCTAGTCTTAGCAAAAACTAAATGATGTTAGTTCAATAAAATCAAGTTGCAACTTTAACAGTACCCATTTCCTAAATGCTCACTCTTCGCTAGGCTTTGTGCCAAGCAATTTGCACACATCATTTCCTTTGATCCTCACAGAATCCCTATCAAGGAGGACTTTTATCACCTCTTCTCCACAGAATGAGGAAATGGAGGGCCAGAGATATAAGTACTAGCTTATCCATTGAGTTATGCTCTTTCTTGCCTTCTACAATCTTCTTTgaacaaataatacaaatatcAATAATCCATTGAGGTGCATTTGGCACCTCAAGTTTTATTGTCCTGATTTCTCTTATCTCTGGCCTTTATATAAGTGAGGACTAGTTACCCAGAAGTTAAATTTGGATCAGTTTCCCTTAACAAGAACAATACCTGATGCTTATCTGGTGCTCGTTAGTGCCAAGCATTAATCTGAGGACTTACattaacatatatgtgtgtgtgtgaatatatatacatatgtgtgtgtctgcataAGCATATGTATTAAGTCATTATATTCCCATCTTAttcatgaagaaattgaggcccaaAATGGTTAAGAAATTCACCCAAATTCacatagtaagtggcagaacacACTTTTAAAACCACAATTTTGGAGCCCAGTTTCCAGAGTCTGAGCACTTgagggctacatttttataatcattgATTCCCCAGGTTTCATCCAGAGAATAAAATCATCTTGataccagaatgtaagctccatgcgAGGCTTTGTTTCTCACTACTGTATCCTCATCACCAGTTTACAGCAGGTGCTTAATAGATGCTGTGTatgttgcatgaatgaatgggtggattGCTGAGTACCAACTATGCCCAAGGTAAAATGCTTGGTAactagataaacaaaaatgaaccaAGTGTGAATGAGTGAAATTATACTTAGTTGCTTTCTTGGTGTATTTAACACACATCCCTCTAAAGAATAACTACCATTAAAATTGACTTACAGGTATTCCTACCAGTAGATGTGCAAAATCTCCTAGTTTTGATCCTCTTTGTTGCATCTCAAAGTTGGCATGTTGTACATTTTAGTCCCACAACACTTTTCTTGGCCAAAGGGGAAGAATTGGTTGCTAGGCAGAAACAACATTTTTTCCACCGTGTGCCTCTCAGTTTTCCTGCTTCCTGGACATTTTGAGTTTCTTGAGGTTCTTCTTGTTAACTctctgcacaccctctcccctCAACTTTCCACTGCTGTCGGGGTCAATTACTAAACAACAGTTACTCAGTAACCCCTGCTTTATACAGAAATTGTCAGAAAAGTTTGCCTCTTGGAGCCAAATTGACATCCCCTTGACAGGAACTTTTTCACCTACTCCTCATTACTGAAATTCAGTTGGATACTCAACATGTCTTGAATTGTTCATACAACCTTTTTTTGAAGGACCCACAGCTGTGTTACCATAGCTTTCACCAGAGACAGCAATAAATTTATAGCATAAAGCAAATCATAATCATAAATACAATAATTAAAgcttttaatatcatttttaatggttttaagtAATATGAAGGAATATAATTAAAAGActtcagcattaaaaaataacagaatcttTAGTAAAAGTACTACTTGATAAGAATTGACATGTGTATAATTGTGTTTTCCATTAAGAGACCTTCAGTCATATTTTAAGAATGCTCTACTAAGTGTTAAAGAATGGAAGAGCTTGGAATAGAAAAAGTTCAGGTTGTGATTCTCAAACCATATATATACTTCAAGGTATTAGGTAGAGAAATGTGAAACCAGGAACAGGAGGCTTCTTCAAGGTGTGGTAattctgtggtgtgtgtgtgtgtgtgtgtgtgtgtgtgtgtgttttgaatccttattttaaattgaaagaaacaagcatatatctggaaaagataaaaactctaaatCGAAAAGAGAGATgccacccaatgttcatagcaacactatttacaatagccaagaatggaagcaacctaagtgtccattaacagatgagtgaataaagaagatgtggtacctatttacaatggaatattactcagccataaaaaagaaagaaataatgccatttgcagcaacacagatggatctagaaattatcatactaagtgaagcaattcagataaagacaaatatgtgatatcacttatatgtggaatctaaaaaaatgatacaaatgaacttatttacaaagcagaaatagactcacagtcaCAGAAAatgaactcatggttaccaaaggggaaagagggggagggataaattaggatttggggattatatatactatacataaaagagataagcaacaaggacctactatatagcacaggaaatgatattcaatatcttgcaataacctacaatggaaaagaacctgaaaaaaaaaatatatatgtgtgtgtgtgtgtgattgtatatttatatatataactgaatcactttgctgtacaccagaaattaacacatcattataaattaactatacttcaattaaaaaaaagaagtggggaTATGCTACAGAATATAATTCAATACTTGCCAAAAAGTTTAAGATAGAATAGGACAGTTGTTTGTAATTTGCCACTTGGGTCCTTATTCCTAGATTGCAGCCACCACCTACCTCTTCAACCTACCTCTCCATCTCACACTAGCTGGGATGTGGGATTGGAAGAGATATTTCCCTTATGCCATTATGAGTTCTGGGTCAACATATTTGACAATCACTGTGTGGTACACTTACTCTCTATATGGTGTGTGGGTTCATAATCAAACCATTCCTGATAAGGCAAGACTTTTTAATCCTCAGTAAAAATGCGTAAAAGTCATAAACCCTTTGAACAGAACTTTGAATCTACTTGGGGATCTTGAGATCAACTCAAATCAACCCCAAAGACCTGAAATGAATCACTGACAAATTGATAGGTggattaaaattagaaatggtttaaaaaaaacagaaggatTGCCATATATAGTCACATTGTGACCTCTTtcctgttaaataaaataaaatttgtaaagtGCTTCCTATAATAGTGCCTGGGCCATAGAAAGCGCTATGTGTTTGCTATTATGTTACTGTTTCTTGTTAAATAGTCAAGAATCAGAGCTCTCATCATAGCTAAAAGTCTTTTGGAATAATagtttctttctgattttatgcAAATTATTACCATTtctaatcacacacacacacacacaaacacacacacacacaatctcctCTAAGTACAAAACGTAACTTATTATTAATAAAGTCTGgataaaatacataagaaaacaaattacaaTGAATATAAGCAGAGTCTTTCAATAGGTCATGGTATCAGCCTTTTCACGAAAGCTTGCTCTATAAAGCATATTGTACTTAGAGGATTCTGTAGCAGATATTTGCTGGGTTTTACTGCCTGGCAATTACTCTCCCTTCTTCTGAGACTAGTGCCCCAAGTTCCTATCGAGATATTACCTCTCCTCTCCTGTGTGCAATCTTTGGGACTGCAGAAAACAATATCTACCTTTTTCTCAAACAATGTTGAGCAGTGGAGCCAAGTCATTCAAACACTCTCTTCTCTCTGGGTCTCTAAATCTTGAGTGTAAGAgtcaagagggaaaaaatattggAGCTGATTAATTGCAGTGGGCTTCCCTGAGAAGACAATCATATAAACTCTGCTACCTGGGTCCAAGGAGCTACTCAGGACCCTGCCTTCTGGGTTTGATGCTTCAGACATTCCTTCAGTTCCAAGAGCTACTCCATAAACTggcaataattttctttttgtttactttaGTTATAATTGGTTTTATTGcttgaaacaaacaaatgcagacaaacaacaaaaacaaaacaaaaacccttaatcaagacaacccccccccccccccggaaaaatgagaaaacaaaaacccaattgattttctctcctcctctttttttcccttcccgcagtatatgaattatataactgaaatctttcaaaatataacCTTAATTATCTGGATTTTAAAAACCTAGATATAAATTCTCAAAACACCAAGCAAATCTCTTCACTTTATGTTAAGCCATAGACTCCACCCAGAGTTTAGCTATTTGGTGGTAGGGGATGCCTAAATTAACATTGGTAATCTGTTTAGTCAGGCTCAGAGAGCAATTGCTCCCCATATAATCATTATGGTGGTTAGTGTCATGACTTTAGTACC contains:
- the FUT9 gene encoding 4-galactosyl-N-acetylglucosaminide 3-alpha-L-fucosyltransferase 9, whose protein sequence is MTSASKGILRPFLIVCVILSCFMACLLIYIKPTNSWIFSPMESASSVLKMKNFFSTKTDYFNETTILIWVWPFGQTFDLTSCQAMFNIQGCHLTTDRSLYNKSHAVLIHHRDISWDLTNLPQQARPPFQKWIWMNLESPTHTPQKSGIEHLFNLTLTYRRDSDIQVPYGFLTVSTNPFVFEVPSKEKLVCWVVSNWNPEHARVKYYNELSKSIEIHTYGQAFGEYVNDKNLIPTISTCKFYLSFENSIHKDYITEKLYNAFLAGSVPVVLGPSRENYENYIPADSFIHVEDYNSPSELAKYLKEVDKNNKLYLSYFNWRKDFTVNLPRFWESHACLACDHVKRHQEYKSVGNLEKWFWN